One genomic region from Armigeres subalbatus isolate Guangzhou_Male unplaced genomic scaffold, GZ_Asu_2 Contig696, whole genome shotgun sequence encodes:
- the LOC134204560 gene encoding uncharacterized protein LOC134204560 yields MAPVTRRSSIELEQSRKAKLLFLKKQKLAGGVGYETTRKSETETVPLVGSQNVKQCRKREIPKASTNDERSSGLKRSGPSLTSEPVQSKHLKSENVQSRMRKQAVVPLKLKKNVGDVKLRKRTDRISPPTIQRCRSDKNHRGR; encoded by the exons aTGGCTCCTGTGACTCGCCGTAGCTCTATTGAGTTGGAGCAAAGTCGGAAAGCAAAGTTGCTGTTCTTGAAAAAACAG AAGCTGGCAGGCGGAGTCGGTTATGAAACAACTCGGAAATCCGAAACGGAAACCGTACCATTAGTCGGTTCTCAAAACGTAAAACAGTGTCGGAAGCGAGAAATACCGAAG GCATCTACTAATGACGAGCGATCTTCGGGACTTAAAAGATCCGGGCCGTCATTGACGTCTGAACCGGTGCAAAGCAAGCATCTGAAGAGTGAGAACGTTCAAAGCAGGATGCGGAAACAGGCAGTAGTTCCGCTGaagctgaaaaaaaatgttggtgaCGTCAAGCTGCGGAAACGGACTGATCGAATTTCTCCACCTACCATCCAAAGGTGCCGTAGTGACAAAAATCACAGag